In Tissierellales bacterium, the following are encoded in one genomic region:
- a CDS encoding pyridoxal-phosphate dependent enzyme, protein KIDKIEYFGGTAMLLGKDYDEAHSLGMKYIEEHDMTYIDAYYSDPKVYAGQGTIGIEILKQNSNIDTIVVPIGGGGLITGIATYIKAMNPEIRIVGVQTEACPAMVKSYEDGVFYESYEIKDSICDALVGGSGKLSYDMAKTLVDDFIVVSEESIAKAVSFMAKDEKYIVEAGSCTTVAAVFDYKERIGGKNVALVLSGGNIDGELLKEILCGY, encoded by the coding sequence AAAATTGATAAAATAGAGTATTTTGGCGGAACTGCAATGTTACTTGGAAAAGATTATGATGAGGCACATTCTTTGGGAATGAAATATATTGAAGAACACGATATGACCTATATAGATGCTTATTATAGTGATCCTAAGGTTTATGCAGGTCAGGGAACGATAGGTATTGAAATATTAAAACAAAATAGCAATATAGATACTATAGTAGTGCCAATTGGGGGAGGAGGTCTTATAACAGGGATAGCCACGTATATTAAAGCGATGAATCCAGAAATTAGGATAGTTGGTGTCCAGACAGAAGCTTGTCCTGCAATGGTTAAATCATATGAAGATGGAGTTTTTTATGAGAGTTATGAGATTAAGGATTCGATTTGCGATGCATTAGTTGGGGGAAGCGGAAAACTTAGTTATGATATGGCAAAGACGCTTGTAGATGATTTTATAGTAGTGTCAGAGGAATCTATAGCAAAAGCTGTTAGTTTTATGGCTAAGGATGAAAAGTATATAGTAGAGGCAGGGAGCTGCACAACTGTAGCGGCGGTTTTTGACTATAAAGAGCGAATCGGTGGTAAAAATGTTGCTCTAGTTTTATCTGGTGGAAATATTGATGGAGAACTACTCAAGGAAATTTTGTGTGGGTATTAA
- the proC gene encoding pyrroline-5-carboxylate reductase: MDKKIGFIGCGNMGRAMIGGIVNSNLVKPENVIVADGYQGSLDIAKKEYGVLTTMDNTEVAKTSDIIVLSVKPNIYDIVISDIKAHVKDDVVIVIIAAGKSVKSIEEAFEKDIKVVRTMPNTPALVGEGMACICPNPKLSKDDMDAVVSLFESFGKVELVDEKLMDVVTSTSGSSPAYVFMFIEAMADAAVLDGMPRNKAYNIAAQAVLGSAKMVLETGKHPGELKDMVCSPAGTTIEAVASLEEDGFRSSVIKAMRKCTEKSKKMSK, encoded by the coding sequence ATGGATAAGAAAATAGGTTTTATAGGCTGCGGAAATATGGGAAGAGCTATGATAGGTGGAATAGTAAATTCTAATCTAGTAAAACCAGAAAATGTAATAGTTGCTGATGGTTATCAAGGAAGCCTCGACATAGCAAAAAAAGAATACGGTGTATTAACAACTATGGACAATACAGAGGTTGCCAAAACTTCAGATATAATTGTTTTGTCTGTAAAACCAAACATATATGACATAGTAATTTCAGATATAAAAGCTCATGTAAAAGACGACGTAGTAATAGTTATAATAGCTGCTGGAAAATCAGTGAAGAGTATAGAAGAAGCTTTTGAAAAAGACATAAAAGTCGTTAGAACCATGCCAAATACTCCTGCTTTAGTGGGAGAAGGTATGGCATGCATTTGTCCTAATCCAAAACTTTCAAAAGACGATATGGATGCTGTGGTTAGCTTATTTGAGAGCTTTGGAAAAGTTGAATTAGTTGATGAAAAATTAATGGATGTAGTTACATCTACTAGTGGATCTTCTCCAGCATATGTTTTTATGTTCATTGAAGCAATGGCAGATGCAGCTGTTTTAGATGGTATGCCTAGAAATAAAGCCTATAATATAGCTGCTCAAGCTGTTTTAGGTTCTGCGAAAATGGTTCTAGAAACTGGCAAACATCCAGGTGAGTTAAAAGATATGGTTTGCTCTCCTGCCGGAACAACTATCGAAGCTGTCGCATCACTTGAAGAAGATGGATTTAGATCTTCTGTCATCAAAGCCATGAGAAAATGCACTGAAAAATCTAAAAAAATGTCTAAATAA